From a single Pseudobutyrivibrio xylanivorans genomic region:
- the accC gene encoding acetyl-CoA carboxylase biotin carboxylase subunit has translation MFKRILIANRGEIAVRIIRACMEMNIECVAVYSTADKDSLHVKLATKSVCIGPARAADSYLNMDAIITAAQVTGCDALHPGFGFLSENSEFVRKCEEAGITFIGPTADAMDALGNKSTARRMMMKAGVPVVPGSDGPVEDYKKLEKIAKKIGYPVLIKASAGGGGRGMRRVYQPEDLKKLFEEAKVETRACFNDDEMYVEKLILNPRHIEFQILADEHGNVIHLGERDCSIQRKNQKLIEESPCMFINDDLRKAMGKAAVLAAKAAGYTNAGTVEFVLDEKNHYYFIEMNTRIQVEHGVTEAVTGIDLIKQQIRIAFGEPLKIRQRDVNLKGHAIECRINAEDPAKGFMANTGKITFLNVPGGPGVRVDTLLYNGYETSPFYDSMMAKIIVHAETRLEAIRRMRRALLELVTEGITTNGDFDYLLLHHPDFVKGNYNVSFIEEHVDEILNWDNV, from the coding sequence ATGTTTAAGAGAATTTTGATTGCTAATCGAGGTGAGATTGCGGTTCGAATCATCAGAGCCTGTATGGAGATGAATATTGAGTGCGTTGCAGTGTATTCTACAGCCGATAAAGATTCTCTTCATGTGAAGCTTGCAACAAAAAGTGTTTGCATAGGTCCAGCAAGAGCCGCAGATAGTTACTTGAATATGGACGCCATTATTACTGCAGCTCAGGTTACAGGCTGCGATGCACTTCATCCCGGATTTGGATTCCTATCTGAGAATTCTGAGTTTGTTCGTAAATGCGAAGAAGCCGGAATTACTTTTATTGGGCCAACTGCTGATGCGATGGATGCACTTGGAAACAAGTCCACAGCCAGAAGAATGATGATGAAGGCTGGAGTACCTGTTGTCCCAGGTTCGGACGGCCCTGTTGAGGACTATAAGAAACTTGAAAAAATAGCAAAAAAGATAGGTTATCCAGTGCTTATTAAAGCCAGCGCTGGCGGTGGAGGCCGCGGAATGCGACGCGTGTACCAGCCGGAGGATCTAAAGAAGCTTTTTGAAGAGGCGAAGGTGGAGACCAGGGCTTGCTTCAATGACGATGAAATGTATGTGGAGAAATTGATTCTGAACCCAAGGCATATTGAGTTTCAGATTTTAGCAGATGAACACGGCAACGTGATTCATCTAGGGGAGCGCGACTGCTCAATTCAGCGCAAGAATCAAAAGCTGATTGAGGAAAGCCCATGTATGTTTATAAATGATGATTTGCGTAAGGCAATGGGAAAGGCTGCGGTGCTTGCAGCAAAGGCAGCAGGCTATACAAATGCAGGCACGGTAGAATTCGTCTTAGACGAGAAGAACCATTATTATTTCATCGAAATGAATACAAGGATTCAGGTGGAGCACGGGGTTACAGAGGCTGTCACCGGAATCGATTTGATAAAGCAGCAGATTCGAATTGCATTTGGAGAACCACTGAAAATAAGGCAGCGAGATGTAAATTTAAAGGGGCATGCAATTGAGTGTCGAATAAATGCGGAAGATCCAGCTAAGGGGTTCATGGCAAACACTGGAAAGATTACATTTTTGAATGTACCGGGAGGTCCAGGGGTTAGAGTGGATACGCTTCTTTATAATGGCTATGAGACAAGTCCATTTTATGATTCCATGATGGCAAAAATCATTGTTCATGCAGAGACCAGACTTGAAGCCATCAGGCGAATGCGAAGAGCACTTTTAGAATTGGTGACAGAAGGAATTACTACTAATGGAGATTTCGATTATCTACTTCTTCACCACCCGGACTTTGTGAAGGGAAACTATAATGTGAGCTTCATAGAGGAACACGTTGATGAGATTTTAAATTGGGATAACGTATGA
- the accB gene encoding acetyl-CoA carboxylase biotin carboxyl carrier protein, whose product METKEIKELLKAFDDSGSSYLRIKQDGVDIQLRKPDISGQPVIQPVSQQVVVAPEEVVAERTLEKPKAVDGVLVKAPLVGVFYSAPSPEEKPYVQVGDSVKSGQVLCLIEAMKMMSEITAPSDGVIKEIYAKNQDVVEFEQELFLIGD is encoded by the coding sequence ATGGAAACAAAAGAAATCAAAGAGCTGCTTAAGGCGTTTGATGACAGTGGTAGTTCGTATTTGCGAATTAAGCAGGATGGTGTGGATATACAGTTAAGAAAGCCTGATATAAGTGGACAACCTGTGATACAGCCAGTAAGCCAGCAGGTGGTAGTTGCTCCTGAAGAGGTGGTAGCTGAAAGAACATTGGAAAAACCGAAAGCTGTGGATGGTGTGCTTGTAAAGGCACCACTTGTTGGAGTTTTCTATTCAGCACCATCACCAGAGGAAAAGCCATATGTTCAAGTTGGGGATTCAGTTAAGTCAGGACAGGTACTGTGTCTCATCGAAGCAATGAAAATGATGAGTGAAATCACAGCGCCAAGTGATGGCGTAATTAAAGAAATCTACGCAAAGAATCAGGATGTTGTGGAGTTTGAACAGGAGTTATTCCTCATAGGAGATTAG
- a CDS encoding acyl carrier protein has product MFDVVKEVIIDTLSCAAEKVTLEANLFEDLGADSLDAVELSLAVEEKTGITIDENAMAEIKTVADIVNYLEAHK; this is encoded by the coding sequence ATGTTTGACGTAGTAAAGGAAGTTATTATTGATACACTTAGCTGTGCAGCAGAGAAGGTTACTCTTGAGGCAAATCTTTTCGAAGACCTTGGCGCTGATTCACTTGATGCAGTGGAGCTTTCTCTTGCAGTTGAGGAAAAGACAGGCATCACAATTGATGAGAATGCAATGGCAGAGATTAAGACAGTAGCAGATATCGTTAATTATCTTGAGGCACATAAGTAA
- a CDS encoding pyridoxamine 5'-phosphate oxidase family protein, with the protein MQEVHDFLKKCGTYYLATVDGDQPRVRPFGTVNIFEDKLYIQTGKSKDVSKQIQKNPKVEICGFAEGKWVRVAGELVRDDRIEAKKAMLDAYPSLQQMYSAEDDNTEVLYFKNATATFSSFTDAPRSVSF; encoded by the coding sequence ATGCAAGAAGTACATGATTTTCTTAAGAAATGTGGAACATATTATTTAGCAACAGTTGATGGTGACCAGCCAAGAGTTCGTCCTTTCGGAACTGTTAATATTTTCGAGGATAAGCTTTATATTCAGACTGGAAAATCAAAGGATGTTTCAAAGCAGATTCAGAAGAACCCTAAGGTTGAGATTTGTGGATTTGCAGAGGGCAAGTGGGTACGTGTAGCTGGCGAGCTCGTTCGCGACGACAGAATCGAAGCAAAAAAAGCAATGCTCGATGCTTACCCATCACTTCAGCAGATGTATTCAGCTGAGGATGACAACACCGAGGTGCTCTACTTCAAGAACGCAACAGCTACATTCTCATCATTTACAGATGCTCCACGTAGCGTATCATTCTAA
- a CDS encoding DUF1934 domain-containing protein, with translation MAGKNCIINLESKQKMGGDQETIKEGYCGIIMERDDAYYLSYKRNLEDGEVACLLTFDRHSFTMSQKGALRSKLELHPGEKTTNEYSTPVGALDLQVYTRRYDVVEQEDYIKVIIDYDILTGADPIETSMDIEIIYLE, from the coding sequence ATGGCAGGAAAAAATTGTATTATTAATCTTGAGTCTAAACAGAAAATGGGCGGCGATCAGGAGACCATTAAAGAGGGCTATTGCGGCATCATAATGGAGCGTGACGACGCCTATTATTTATCCTACAAAAGAAATCTGGAGGATGGTGAGGTCGCCTGTTTATTGACCTTTGACAGACATAGCTTCACCATGTCCCAGAAGGGTGCACTCCGTTCAAAGCTGGAGTTACACCCAGGCGAGAAAACCACCAATGAATACAGCACACCAGTAGGTGCATTGGATCTTCAGGTTTACACCCGCCGTTACGATGTGGTGGAGCAGGAGGACTACATCAAAGTCATTATCGACTATGATATCCTCACTGGCGCCGACCCTATCGAAACCTCAATGGACATAGAAATTATATACTTAGAATGA
- a CDS encoding GntR family transcriptional regulator, producing MTENLTLQMDDYLPLRDVVFNTLREAILKGELKPGERLMEMHLANKLGVSRTPIREAIRMLEQEGLAVTIPRKGAQVAKMTEKDLQDVLEVRDALDALAVGCACERMTDAQLVELKEAMKAFEAAISSDDVRSIVEADEAFHDVIYAAAANPKLENIINSAREQMYRYRYEYVKNPSVYAQLIEEHKAIIDGFSRRDVEFLKNIIHTHLSNQINAVREVIREQK from the coding sequence ATGACTGAAAATCTTACTCTACAAATGGACGATTATTTACCTCTTCGTGATGTCGTTTTCAACACACTTAGAGAGGCTATCCTTAAGGGCGAGTTGAAGCCAGGCGAGAGATTGATGGAAATGCATCTTGCAAACAAGCTTGGGGTTAGTCGCACTCCTATCAGAGAGGCGATTAGAATGTTAGAGCAGGAGGGGCTTGCGGTGACTATTCCACGCAAGGGCGCTCAGGTTGCGAAGATGACAGAAAAGGATTTACAGGATGTGCTTGAGGTGCGTGATGCCCTTGATGCACTTGCAGTTGGCTGTGCCTGTGAACGCATGACAGATGCTCAGTTGGTTGAATTGAAGGAGGCTATGAAGGCTTTTGAGGCAGCCATCAGTTCAGATGATGTGCGTAGCATTGTTGAGGCAGATGAGGCTTTTCATGATGTAATTTACGCTGCAGCTGCCAATCCAAAGCTTGAGAATATTATCAATTCAGCTCGTGAGCAGATGTATCGTTATCGTTATGAATATGTGAAGAATCCATCTGTTTATGCTCAGCTTATTGAGGAGCACAAGGCAATTATTGATGGATTTAGCAGACGTGATGTGGAATTCTTGAAGAACATCATTCACACTCATCTTTCAAATCAGATCAATGCAGTGCGTGAAGTCATCAGAGAGCAGAAATAA
- the ispE gene encoding 4-(cytidine 5'-diphospho)-2-C-methyl-D-erythritol kinase → MDSIDVKALAKINIGLDVTGIREDGYHEVRMIMQTVNLFDKLTVKKVKDGTVSMKTNLRFLPVNDDNLCIKAAKLLIEEFDIKEGVEIDLEKHIPVAAGMAGGSTDGAAVLFAVNRLFNLGLSRKDLMERGVKLGADVPYCVMRGTALAEGIGEVLTPISPMVKCPVLIAKPGISVSTKMVYEALDAKFDSVVHPDIDQLMKDIEAKDLQAVCSHMGNVLEDVTIPMHPVIADIKQNMLEHGAVGAMMSGSGPTVFGFFEDNKTARAAKDALTKSGMVKQLYLTTLFNTKN, encoded by the coding sequence ATGGATTCTATTGATGTAAAAGCTTTAGCAAAGATTAATATTGGCCTTGATGTTACAGGTATCAGGGAGGACGGCTATCATGAGGTTCGCATGATTATGCAGACGGTGAATCTTTTCGATAAGCTGACGGTGAAAAAAGTGAAGGATGGTACGGTCTCAATGAAGACCAACCTGAGATTCCTTCCAGTAAATGATGATAATCTTTGCATAAAGGCAGCAAAGCTTCTTATAGAGGAGTTTGATATTAAAGAAGGCGTGGAAATCGACCTTGAGAAGCATATTCCAGTTGCAGCAGGCATGGCTGGTGGTTCTACTGATGGTGCAGCAGTTTTATTCGCTGTTAATCGCCTCTTTAATCTGGGGTTATCCCGCAAGGATTTGATGGAGCGAGGTGTAAAGCTAGGAGCTGATGTTCCTTATTGTGTAATGCGTGGCACTGCTCTTGCAGAGGGAATTGGAGAGGTTCTTACACCAATTTCTCCTATGGTTAAATGCCCTGTGCTCATTGCAAAGCCAGGTATTTCCGTTTCGACAAAAATGGTTTACGAGGCTCTCGATGCCAAGTTCGATTCGGTGGTTCACCCTGATATCGATCAGCTTATGAAAGATATCGAAGCAAAGGATTTGCAGGCAGTCTGCTCACATATGGGAAATGTGCTTGAGGATGTTACCATTCCGATGCATCCAGTAATTGCTGATATCAAGCAGAATATGTTGGAGCATGGAGCAGTCGGCGCGATGATGAGCGGAAGTGGTCCTACTGTCTTTGGATTTTTCGAGGATAATAAGACTGCACGAGCTGCCAAGGATGCTCTAACAAAGAGTGGCATGGTAAAACAGCTTTATCTTACGACACTATTTAATACAAAGAACTAG
- the thiC gene encoding phosphomethylpyrimidine synthase ThiC: MREYTTQMDAARQGIITSEMKQVALKEYRTPEEIRELVAKGQVAIPANKHHKCINPEGVGSMLRTKINVNLGISRDCKDYNIEMQKVMAAVEMGAEAIMDLSSHGNTQPFRQKLVAECPAMLGTVPIYDSVIHYQRDLATLTAKDFIDVVRLHAEDGVDFVTLHCGITRKTIEQIKKHKRKMNIVSRGGSLVFAWMTMTGEENPFYEYYDEILEICREHDVTISLGDACRPGCLADASDVCQIEELVRLGELTKRAWEKDVQVMVEGPGHMPMDEIAANMKIQQKICMGAPFYVLGPLVTDIAPGYDHITSAIGGAIAAQNGAAFLCYVTPAEHLALPNVEDVKQGIIASKIAAHAADIAKKIPHALDLDNQMAEARQCFDWDKQWECSIAPETAKSIRADRAPEFDDTCSMCGKFCAVRSMNKALSGEYIDIIG; encoded by the coding sequence ATGAGAGAGTACACAACTCAAATGGACGCTGCCCGTCAGGGTATCATTACATCAGAAATGAAGCAGGTGGCATTAAAGGAATATCGTACACCTGAAGAAATAAGAGAACTTGTGGCAAAGGGGCAGGTTGCAATTCCAGCAAACAAGCATCACAAATGTATAAATCCTGAGGGTGTTGGAAGTATGCTTCGCACAAAAATTAATGTGAATCTTGGCATATCAAGAGACTGTAAGGATTACAATATCGAAATGCAAAAGGTTATGGCAGCTGTTGAAATGGGTGCAGAAGCAATTATGGATTTATCCAGCCATGGAAACACTCAGCCATTTCGTCAGAAGCTTGTGGCAGAATGTCCTGCTATGCTTGGAACAGTTCCAATCTATGACAGTGTGATTCATTATCAGCGTGATCTCGCTACACTCACCGCCAAGGATTTCATCGACGTGGTGAGACTTCACGCAGAGGATGGTGTAGATTTTGTTACCCTTCACTGTGGAATCACTAGAAAGACCATCGAGCAAATTAAGAAGCATAAGCGCAAGATGAATATTGTCAGCCGCGGAGGCTCCCTGGTATTTGCATGGATGACAATGACTGGAGAGGAAAATCCTTTCTATGAATATTATGATGAAATATTGGAAATTTGCCGTGAGCATGATGTGACAATCTCATTGGGTGACGCCTGTAGACCAGGCTGCCTTGCTGATGCCAGTGATGTATGTCAGATAGAGGAGCTTGTTCGTCTAGGAGAACTTACAAAGCGTGCATGGGAAAAGGATGTGCAGGTGATGGTGGAAGGTCCAGGACATATGCCGATGGATGAGATTGCCGCAAACATGAAAATTCAGCAGAAGATTTGCATGGGTGCACCTTTCTACGTGTTGGGGCCTCTGGTTACAGATATTGCACCTGGCTATGACCATATAACTTCAGCAATTGGTGGTGCAATTGCAGCCCAAAATGGTGCAGCCTTCCTTTGTTATGTGACACCTGCGGAGCACCTTGCACTTCCAAATGTGGAGGATGTAAAGCAGGGAATCATTGCATCAAAAATTGCGGCCCATGCAGCGGATATTGCCAAGAAAATTCCACATGCTCTGGATTTGGATAATCAGATGGCAGAGGCGAGACAGTGTTTTGACTGGGATAAGCAATGGGAATGCTCAATTGCCCCTGAAACTGCCAAATCTATCAGAGCGGACCGTGCACCAGAGTTTGATGATACCTGTTCAATGTGCGGAAAATTCTGTGCAGTTCGTAGTATGAACAAAGCCTTAAGTGGCGAATATATTGATATAATTGGTTAG
- the thiD gene encoding bifunctional hydroxymethylpyrimidine kinase/phosphomethylpyrimidine kinase produces MKIVLSIAGSDSSGGAGIQADLKTMCAHGVYGMTAITALTAQNTTGVFDIVEASPEFLDAQINACLSDIPADAIKIGMIPSVSQIEVVTKNIRKYDIKNVVLDPVMVSTSGKSLSKSGTIEKLEELLFPLAKLITPNIPEAEKLAGIEISDRAAMEQAARILGEKYGCGVLLKGGHAAGDASDVLYEHGGLTWYEGTRIHNPNTHGTGCTLSSAIACNLALGYELTEAINLAKKYLTKCIQAQLNLGNGNGPLAFPLRRRCPEGADEV; encoded by the coding sequence ATGAAAATAGTACTATCGATTGCTGGTTCCGACTCTTCAGGTGGCGCTGGCATACAGGCAGATCTGAAAACAATGTGCGCCCATGGGGTGTATGGCATGACTGCCATTACAGCTCTTACCGCGCAAAATACCACTGGGGTGTTTGATATTGTGGAAGCTTCCCCAGAGTTTCTGGATGCTCAGATAAATGCCTGCCTTTCAGATATCCCAGCAGATGCAATTAAAATTGGAATGATACCATCTGTGTCACAGATTGAGGTGGTAACTAAGAATATTCGTAAATACGATATAAAGAATGTGGTGTTGGATCCAGTAATGGTTTCGACAAGTGGAAAAAGCCTGTCAAAATCTGGGACAATTGAGAAATTAGAGGAGCTACTTTTCCCACTTGCAAAGCTTATAACACCAAACATTCCTGAAGCAGAGAAGCTGGCAGGAATTGAAATCTCCGATAGAGCAGCAATGGAACAGGCAGCTAGAATTCTTGGAGAAAAATATGGCTGTGGAGTTTTATTAAAAGGAGGTCATGCAGCAGGAGATGCAAGTGATGTTTTATATGAGCATGGGGGGCTGACATGGTATGAAGGTACAAGAATCCACAATCCTAATACTCACGGTACAGGTTGTACACTATCCAGTGCCATAGCCTGCAATCTTGCACTGGGTTATGAGCTTACAGAGGCGATAAATTTGGCAAAAAAATATCTTACAAAATGTATCCAGGCACAATTAAATCTGGGAAATGGAAACGGGCCTCTAGCCTTCCCGTTGAGGCGAAGGTGCCCCGAAGGGGCGGATGAGGTGTAA
- the thiE gene encoding thiamine phosphate synthase: MDFDSSLYFITDSTGYTREEFLKRVKSALEGGVTLIQLREKNKSTREYIELAEAVHNITHVYKVPLIIDDRVDVMLAVDAEGVHVGAEDMPVAMARKLIGVDKILGATAKTVEAARAAYEAGADYLGVGAIFPTTTKVKTVLTSTDTLREITKAVPIPVNAIGGLNPDNLKVLEEIPIAGVCAVSAIMKATSPKAVAEKFKERLPLEGC, from the coding sequence ATGGATTTTGATAGCAGTTTATATTTTATAACCGATAGCACAGGCTATACGAGGGAAGAATTTTTAAAGCGTGTCAAATCGGCCCTTGAGGGCGGGGTTACCCTTATCCAACTCAGGGAGAAGAATAAATCCACAAGAGAATATATAGAGCTTGCGGAGGCAGTTCATAACATTACTCACGTCTATAAAGTACCGCTGATAATTGATGACAGGGTGGATGTAATGCTTGCTGTCGATGCAGAAGGAGTTCATGTAGGGGCTGAGGATATGCCAGTTGCCATGGCGCGAAAGCTCATTGGCGTAGACAAGATTTTAGGAGCTACAGCCAAGACTGTGGAAGCTGCAAGGGCCGCCTATGAGGCTGGGGCAGATTATCTTGGAGTGGGGGCAATCTTCCCAACTACTACAAAGGTGAAGACGGTACTTACATCAACAGACACCTTAAGAGAGATAACAAAAGCGGTGCCAATACCGGTAAATGCCATAGGTGGCTTGAATCCAGATAACCTAAAGGTGCTGGAGGAAATTCCTATAGCTGGAGTGTGTGCGGTGTCAGCCATTATGAAGGCAACATCACCAAAGGCAGTTGCGGAAAAATTTAAAGAAAGGCTTCCACTTGAGGGTTGCTAG
- the thiM gene encoding hydroxyethylthiazole kinase yields MERENRKPLIHCITNPIAMNQSANTILALGARPIMAEHPLEVEEITETADALLLNLGNISDTRMEAMEKAIAVANAKGIPVVLDAVGVACSGLRRNFAKQLIIQHKCRVIKGNYSELMALYDDSYRSSGVDAGQDISVSHMKDIDSKLAEQYKCIILSTGKTDLISYEGKVISVEGGCAELSSVTGTGCMLGAIIATGLAFDNSPVSVEKACRFFKSCGVKARTDKGSGTFMVNLLDKIGEKDGF; encoded by the coding sequence ATGGAAAGAGAAAACAGAAAGCCTTTAATTCACTGTATTACAAATCCCATTGCAATGAATCAATCCGCAAATACGATATTAGCATTGGGGGCAAGACCTATTATGGCAGAGCATCCTCTGGAGGTGGAGGAAATAACAGAGACAGCCGATGCTTTGCTTTTGAATCTGGGAAATATATCTGACACCAGAATGGAGGCAATGGAAAAAGCTATTGCGGTTGCAAATGCCAAGGGGATTCCTGTTGTATTGGATGCAGTTGGGGTAGCCTGCTCAGGCCTTAGAAGAAATTTTGCAAAGCAACTCATAATCCAACATAAGTGCAGAGTAATTAAGGGAAATTATTCGGAATTAATGGCTTTGTATGATGATTCATATAGAAGTAGCGGAGTGGATGCAGGTCAGGATATTTCAGTATCGCATATGAAGGATATTGATTCAAAGCTGGCAGAACAATATAAATGCATCATATTATCCACTGGAAAGACAGATTTAATATCCTACGAGGGAAAAGTGATATCTGTTGAGGGAGGCTGCGCAGAATTGTCTTCTGTCACTGGAACAGGCTGCATGCTTGGGGCAATCATTGCCACTGGGCTGGCATTTGATAATTCGCCTGTCAGTGTGGAAAAAGCCTGCAGATTTTTCAAAAGTTGTGGAGTAAAAGCCAGAACAGATAAGGGAAGCGGAACCTTTATGGTGAACCTGCTGGATAAGATAGGAGAAAAAGATGGATTTTGA
- the thiW gene encoding energy coupling factor transporter S component ThiW, with the protein MKKMNLLRMVTMAMLVATGVVISPLLRVEGMCPMAHLINITAAVFLGPVDALAVAVMIGVIRMAVMGIPPLALTGAVFGAFLSGVFYKISKGKIWAAVLGEIFGTGIIGAIVSYPVMTFLWGREGLSWLFYVPSFICGTLIGGSIAALLLYQLQRAGVLRDIQSKLAGEDKAWKEKTESL; encoded by the coding sequence ATGAAAAAGATGAATTTATTAAGGATGGTAACGATGGCAATGCTTGTTGCAACTGGTGTGGTGATATCACCGCTGCTTAGAGTGGAAGGAATGTGCCCGATGGCACATCTAATTAATATCACAGCCGCAGTTTTCCTGGGGCCAGTTGATGCGCTGGCGGTTGCAGTGATGATTGGCGTGATAAGAATGGCAGTTATGGGAATACCTCCGCTTGCCTTAACAGGTGCAGTTTTTGGCGCATTTTTATCAGGCGTGTTTTACAAAATTTCCAAAGGAAAAATCTGGGCGGCAGTATTAGGTGAAATTTTTGGAACAGGAATCATTGGGGCAATTGTTTCATATCCAGTTATGACATTCCTTTGGGGAAGAGAAGGCCTAAGCTGGCTATTCTATGTGCCATCTTTCATTTGTGGAACGCTGATTGGGGGAAGTATTGCAGCACTTCTCTTATATCAGCTTCAAAGAGCGGGAGTACTTCGTGATATTCAAAGCAAACTTGCAGGAGAGGATAAGGCATGGAAAGAGAAAACAGAAAGCCTTTAA
- a CDS encoding HTH domain-containing protein: MSEKEQILEAMKNAGEPLNAGKIAELTGLDRKVVDKAMAEMKKDGSIVSPVRCKWEPA, from the coding sequence ATGAGTGAAAAAGAGCAGATTTTAGAAGCAATGAAAAATGCTGGTGAACCACTTAATGCAGGCAAGATTGCGGAATTGACAGGTCTTGATAGAAAAGTGGTTGATAAAGCAATGGCTGAGATGAAGAAGGATGGTTCAATTGTTTCTCCGGTACGTTGTAAATGGGAACCAGCATAA
- a CDS encoding GNAT family N-acetyltransferase translates to MLLPELITERTNYAHVIAIINNSYETLYDEEDFFIIHSLVNDNYCVEMRDNSKLDKVAHILETLRPDLLLTTSQAIFNSLKNEYSNAYMCKQFTYPDNFGFNPNVRLLNKADLPYVIDTYGESNYITQLFDRNRILGYYLDNALIGYVVHHIDDTVGALFITPEYRRNKYGAELLKSAVNYFGSNLVYSHVVSTNTASLKLHQSIGAKTADTNIYWMHNIGYSFN, encoded by the coding sequence ATGTTATTACCTGAACTTATCACTGAACGAACGAATTATGCTCATGTTATTGCAATTATTAATAATAGTTATGAGACATTATATGATGAAGAGGATTTCTTTATTATCCATTCATTAGTAAATGATAATTATTGTGTCGAGATGCGTGATAATTCTAAGCTAGATAAAGTTGCACACATTTTGGAAACCTTGCGTCCCGACCTTTTACTCACTACAAGTCAGGCAATCTTCAACAGTTTAAAGAATGAATATAGTAACGCATATATGTGCAAGCAATTCACATATCCTGATAATTTCGGCTTTAATCCTAACGTTAGACTATTAAACAAAGCAGATTTACCTTATGTAATTGATACCTACGGTGAATCCAATTACATAACCCAATTATTCGATAGAAACCGTATTTTAGGTTACTATCTTGATAACGCTCTTATTGGATATGTTGTCCATCACATTGACGATACTGTCGGCGCTCTATTTATAACACCAGAATACCGAAGAAATAAATACGGTGCAGAGTTACTTAAATCAGCAGTGAATTATTTTGGTAGTAACTTAGTATATTCTCATGTAGTATCAACAAACACCGCCTCCCTAAAATTACACCAATCAATTGGTGCCAAAACGGCTGATACTAACATTTATTGGATGCACAACATCGGATATTCATTCAATTAA